The following proteins are co-located in the Aurantiacibacter atlanticus genome:
- a CDS encoding sigma-70 family RNA polymerase sigma factor encodes MVKIVQPSPADRRARLENALQQVADGDRQPLRLIYDLTSSKLLAVILQIVRERDAAEDVLQNVFIKVWQSAGRFDTTRASPITWLCTIARNSAIDSVRKSGRRGEVSDDVLPDIEDETPDAEDMLCDAEESARLQDCLDGLKSDHRKCIRMAFFRGYTHTELSQVLDVPLGTLKSRIRRGLASLKGCLEGVANG; translated from the coding sequence ATGGTCAAAATAGTGCAACCTTCACCAGCAGACCGGCGAGCCCGTCTCGAGAATGCGCTTCAACAGGTCGCCGACGGTGATCGTCAGCCCTTGCGTCTGATCTATGATCTGACATCGTCGAAGTTATTGGCAGTGATCCTGCAGATCGTTCGTGAACGCGATGCCGCAGAGGATGTACTGCAGAATGTCTTCATCAAGGTCTGGCAAAGTGCCGGGCGCTTCGACACGACCCGCGCAAGCCCGATCACCTGGCTCTGCACTATCGCACGAAATTCAGCTATAGATTCGGTGCGCAAATCCGGGCGACGTGGTGAGGTTTCAGACGATGTCTTGCCGGATATCGAGGATGAAACGCCTGACGCTGAAGACATGCTGTGCGATGCAGAAGAAAGTGCGAGACTGCAGGACTGTCTCGATGGCCTCAAGTCCGATCATCGCAAATGCATTCGCATGGCGTTTTTTCGTGGCTACACACACACCGAGCTATCGCAGGTGCTCGATGTCCCCCTGGGCACTTTGAAGAGCAGGATTCGCCGCGGGCTTGCCAGCCTTAAGGGTTGCCTTGAAGGTGTCGCAAATGGATGA
- a CDS encoding DUF4331 family protein: MTNNKTLRALSLAPAMLALTLLSGCFDDDDDSEDVIVVPSATPTPTPAPTNANFDVTPCLEQAIPGTGFTVAEAVVPDTLTLNFAAGAGFPNGRLLQDPVIDVTLAVIFLDLSVHSPAALATLPLNPSENDVAFPDSFPFLAAAQGSPPIAAPGGASFTFRTDDPSTYVRVDRMGMPAVSTALIGTDRKTAYNDASPADDVAGKFVPDLSAQLTGLTNALADDLTDAGLTPCAKPA, encoded by the coding sequence ATGACCAATAACAAAACCCTCAGGGCGCTTTCACTGGCTCCGGCCATGCTCGCTCTCACATTGCTTTCGGGCTGCTTCGATGATGATGACGATAGTGAAGATGTGATCGTCGTGCCGTCCGCAACACCTACACCGACCCCGGCACCAACCAATGCGAATTTTGATGTCACGCCATGTCTTGAACAGGCCATTCCGGGCACTGGCTTCACAGTTGCCGAAGCGGTGGTTCCGGATACCTTGACCCTCAATTTTGCTGCCGGGGCGGGTTTCCCGAACGGTCGATTGTTGCAGGACCCGGTAATCGATGTGACGTTAGCCGTAATATTCCTCGATCTTTCAGTGCATAGTCCGGCAGCGCTTGCCACATTGCCTCTGAATCCATCGGAAAACGACGTTGCATTCCCAGATAGCTTCCCGTTCCTTGCCGCAGCGCAAGGCTCTCCACCGATTGCAGCGCCAGGAGGAGCGTCCTTCACTTTCCGAACTGACGATCCCTCGACCTATGTTCGTGTAGACAGAATGGGCATGCCTGCCGTTTCCACCGCATTGATCGGAACCGACAGGAAAACCGCCTATAATGATGCAAGCCCGGCAGACGATGTTGCCGGCAAATTCGTGCCTGACCTGTCAGCCCAGCTGACCGGGCTGACAAATGCCCTTGCCGATGATCTGACAGACGCCGGCCTTACGCCTTGCGCTAAGCCGGCTTAA
- a CDS encoding anti-sigma factor: MDDIDPDDRSIIAGEYALGVLEGEDLAIAQRLYLSNRDFADNVRWWRYQLGQMAEAAGTYEPSADVWPAIERRLGEFDGGESPGIHRLEQPKAKNISVWGLGFAMAGAAAAAAVLTLLLVQPAGQGPITPIETAAPISGPRLIAQLQSEDGALVLTGLVDSAAQELSLNIEGFAPGDGQATELWVVPAGGAPQSLGLIPASGLFERELTETEREALVAGASLAVTYEDASNAPHSAPSTEILVIGGLTSV, translated from the coding sequence ATGGATGACATCGATCCCGATGACCGCAGCATCATCGCAGGCGAATATGCCTTGGGCGTGCTGGAAGGAGAGGATCTCGCGATAGCGCAGCGTCTGTATCTGTCGAACCGCGACTTTGCCGATAATGTACGCTGGTGGCGCTATCAGCTGGGCCAGATGGCCGAAGCTGCGGGCACGTACGAGCCTTCCGCCGATGTCTGGCCCGCTATCGAAAGGCGACTTGGCGAATTTGATGGCGGTGAAAGCCCTGGCATTCACCGTCTCGAACAACCGAAGGCGAAGAACATTTCCGTCTGGGGTCTGGGTTTTGCGATGGCAGGTGCAGCAGCAGCAGCAGCAGTGTTGACCTTGCTCCTTGTTCAGCCAGCAGGACAAGGTCCCATCACGCCGATAGAAACCGCTGCGCCGATTTCCGGACCGCGTCTCATTGCGCAATTGCAAAGCGAAGATGGTGCGCTGGTTCTGACGGGACTCGTTGATTCTGCCGCACAGGAGCTTTCACTGAACATTGAAGGCTTTGCTCCCGGTGATGGGCAAGCGACCGAATTGTGGGTCGTGCCGGCAGGCGGCGCTCCGCAATCGCTCGGCCTGATTCCGGCAAGCGGTCTGTTCGAACGTGAGCTGACAGAGACCGAGCGTGAAGCGCTGGTCGCCGGCGCCTCGCTTGCTGTAACCTATGAAGATGCTTCAAACGCGCCGCACTCGGCACCTTCTACCGAAATTCTCGTTATTGGTGGTCTAACAAGCGTTTAG
- a CDS encoding translocation/assembly module TamB domain-containing protein gives MVEDIATIETEDQPRAERPQSHRWKAVGKILLFILLGLILLIGTVLLGINTDPGRKFVAQQIEALEFENGMAIGIEEIDGSLYSEMSIRGLTISDPQGVFFRSPEVVMDWHPFSFINSHIDIDALTAETMVLVRLPEFNETPPTDGPLLPDYDIDIDRVEITEFMAEAPVSGEPRAATLSGYVHIADARAKVNLNGATVAGAGRAGGDRIALMLDAVPEENKLDLDLDLKAPGDGVIAALVGLTEPLDLQLKGDGDWAEWNGTLDADFGDAPLAVLELAARDGTFRIVGSALLQKFAPSSTAALLGEVTNIDITTALEERRATVAAQISSDAFNLDANGEIDLGANSFDDFTAAFVLLEPSTLAPNLRGRGIRAMLMMDGAFATPAVEYDIRATQIMMNDMGIEDLRAQGRTEVNTASMIVPVSATAKRITGLDMVAGGKLANIRLDGDIAIDGTRILSDNMRLRSDRIDATLLLLANTAEGLYTGAVVGRIDDYRLESVGLFNFETDMELQARANGAFALTGKVQARSTRLLNESMREYLGGNLTASSDIAYGTDGIARFANLRMNSPLLRVTDGRGTYNTNGHINLTASAISEPYGPVDVRVAGTLTNLNATINAQSPGLAIGLTNLTANIRGDNGDYRIDASGNTDYGSFTADATVTTASGPLALTINRADFAGIALSGRVQQSAAGPFVGQLDANGRGLGGIVRLEATGEYQSAVVNLRANNTRLGGPSNIRIGSAIVDAEVVLYETPQLVADIQLADTTYGAFNISIMRALVDYRGGRGNAKLLVEGTNGVPFRVSANADLQPELWRASLQGRARGITFRTTAPARIIPAERTYKLLPTNIDFGQGSVRLAGEYGEGLKVQSRLDSFDLAIANAFQPGLGLGGTATGSLDFAQASPTSFPVADARLRIADFTRTTAVSVSQPVNVSFVGQLQNSGSAARAVIRQRGSVIGRLNAALTPVPPGNGGWTERLMLAQLGGGIRYNGPADTLFSLTGQADQRLSGALGVAADFTGRVSAPELAGIVRANNLTYENQTYGTRLSNMALRGRFTGDRLEIEQLQANAGDGTVSASGYVSLAADRGYPMDVQVDLDEARLARSSAIDATATGNLSLTKSAGQTALLSGRILLPETRYEIIRQGAVEVPELQGVRFKPPRGRPRVTGDEPATPSGGAFDLLRLDIALVAPEKLYVSGMGLESEWSADMRIRGTSAMPSISGGVELVRGTLGFAGKSFDLIEGNVQFTGGRELDPRITLVASEDIEGITVNVNVSGKALDPQIAFSSTPGLPQDEIISRILFGSSVANLSAIQAVQLAASLNSLRGGGGGLNPLGTLRSATGVDRLRILGGDEASGRGTALAAGQYLTDDIYIEIITDGRGFTATQLEVALTPVLSVLSQAGGSGGTNVNVQYQIEY, from the coding sequence ATGGTCGAGGATATTGCGACGATCGAAACCGAAGATCAGCCGAGGGCCGAAAGGCCGCAAAGTCACCGATGGAAGGCCGTCGGGAAAATACTGCTGTTCATACTGTTGGGGCTGATCCTGCTGATTGGCACAGTGCTGCTTGGCATAAACACAGATCCGGGCCGCAAATTTGTCGCCCAGCAGATTGAGGCGCTCGAATTCGAGAACGGTATGGCTATCGGGATCGAGGAGATTGACGGCTCGCTCTATAGCGAGATGAGTATTCGTGGGCTGACGATTTCAGACCCGCAGGGCGTTTTCTTCCGCTCACCCGAAGTGGTCATGGATTGGCACCCCTTCTCTTTCATAAACAGCCATATCGATATCGACGCGCTGACGGCCGAGACGATGGTGCTGGTACGGCTGCCGGAGTTCAACGAAACCCCACCGACCGACGGACCGCTCCTGCCCGATTATGATATCGATATCGATCGGGTGGAGATTACCGAGTTCATGGCGGAGGCTCCCGTATCCGGCGAGCCCCGCGCCGCCACACTGTCCGGCTATGTGCATATTGCCGATGCGCGGGCGAAGGTGAATTTGAACGGTGCGACCGTCGCAGGTGCAGGGCGAGCTGGCGGTGATCGTATCGCCTTGATGCTCGACGCAGTTCCCGAAGAAAACAAGCTGGATCTCGACCTCGATCTCAAGGCACCCGGAGACGGCGTGATCGCTGCGCTTGTCGGGTTGACCGAGCCGCTTGATCTGCAACTGAAGGGAGATGGTGACTGGGCCGAGTGGAACGGCACGCTAGACGCAGACTTTGGCGATGCGCCGCTTGCCGTTCTTGAGTTGGCGGCACGTGATGGCACGTTCAGGATCGTCGGGTCGGCCCTACTGCAAAAATTCGCACCGTCTTCCACCGCGGCATTGCTGGGCGAGGTCACCAATATTGACATCACCACCGCACTGGAGGAACGCCGCGCGACAGTCGCGGCTCAGATATCCAGCGATGCGTTCAACCTGGACGCCAATGGCGAAATTGATCTTGGAGCGAACAGTTTCGATGATTTTACGGCAGCCTTCGTGCTGCTTGAGCCCTCTACTCTCGCTCCAAACCTCCGAGGACGCGGCATCCGTGCGATGCTGATGATGGATGGCGCTTTCGCCACGCCTGCGGTGGAATACGATATCCGTGCCACGCAGATCATGATGAACGATATGGGTATCGAAGATCTGCGCGCGCAGGGCCGAACCGAAGTTAATACGGCGAGCATGATTGTGCCGGTCTCGGCGACAGCTAAACGTATAACCGGCCTCGACATGGTAGCAGGCGGAAAGCTTGCCAATATCCGGCTTGACGGCGATATCGCAATCGACGGCACGCGTATCCTGTCGGACAACATGCGCCTTCGTTCCGACCGTATTGATGCGACGCTGCTCCTGTTGGCCAATACGGCAGAGGGACTCTATACTGGCGCAGTCGTTGGGCGGATCGATGACTACCGGCTGGAAAGCGTCGGCTTATTCAACTTTGAAACTGACATGGAATTGCAGGCACGCGCGAATGGAGCCTTCGCCCTGACCGGAAAGGTTCAGGCGCGTTCCACCCGATTGCTAAATGAATCCATGCGCGAGTATCTCGGCGGCAATCTGACCGCCTCCAGCGACATTGCCTACGGAACGGACGGCATTGCCCGCTTTGCCAATTTGCGAATGAATTCGCCTTTGCTGCGGGTTACTGACGGGCGTGGGACCTATAATACCAACGGCCATATCAACCTGACTGCCAGCGCGATATCGGAACCATACGGGCCGGTAGATGTGCGCGTGGCCGGCACCCTTACCAACCTCAACGCCACCATAAATGCGCAGAGTCCGGGCTTGGCTATCGGTCTCACCAATCTCACTGCAAACATTCGCGGCGATAATGGCGATTACCGCATCGATGCCAGCGGGAACACCGATTACGGGTCATTTACGGCCGATGCTACCGTAACGACCGCTAGCGGTCCGTTGGCTCTCACCATCAACCGAGCGGACTTTGCCGGGATCGCTTTGTCAGGACGGGTGCAGCAGAGTGCCGCTGGGCCTTTCGTGGGGCAACTGGATGCCAATGGCCGCGGACTTGGCGGCATTGTAAGACTGGAGGCGACGGGCGAATATCAATCGGCTGTCGTCAACCTGCGCGCCAACAATACCAGGCTAGGCGGACCTTCCAACATCCGCATCGGTTCTGCGATCGTGGATGCCGAGGTGGTTCTTTACGAAACGCCGCAATTGGTGGCCGATATCCAACTCGCCGACACCACTTATGGCGCGTTCAATATCAGCATTATGCGTGCGCTAGTCGATTATCGCGGCGGTCGGGGCAATGCCAAATTGCTGGTAGAGGGGACCAACGGCGTGCCGTTCCGAGTTTCCGCCAACGCCGATCTGCAACCCGAGCTGTGGCGCGCATCGCTGCAAGGTAGAGCGCGCGGAATCACGTTCCGAACGACCGCTCCTGCAAGGATCATCCCGGCTGAGAGAACGTATAAATTGCTCCCGACGAATATCGATTTTGGGCAGGGTAGCGTCCGGCTCGCGGGTGAATATGGCGAGGGGTTGAAGGTACAGAGCCGTCTGGATTCCTTCGATCTGGCAATCGCCAACGCTTTCCAGCCCGGTTTGGGACTTGGCGGCACGGCGACAGGAAGCCTCGATTTCGCGCAAGCCTCCCCAACCAGCTTTCCCGTTGCCGATGCGCGGCTGCGGATTGCAGACTTCACCCGCACCACGGCAGTATCGGTTAGCCAGCCGGTCAATGTCAGCTTCGTCGGACAGCTGCAAAACAGTGGTAGTGCAGCGCGCGCGGTCATCCGACAACGCGGCAGCGTTATCGGGCGCTTGAATGCGGCGCTCACCCCAGTCCCGCCCGGTAATGGAGGGTGGACTGAGCGGTTGATGCTGGCACAGTTAGGCGGTGGCATTCGCTATAATGGCCCCGCCGATACATTGTTCTCACTAACGGGGCAGGCAGACCAGAGACTGTCAGGCGCGCTGGGCGTGGCTGCGGACTTTACAGGCCGCGTATCCGCGCCGGAGCTAGCCGGGATTGTCCGCGCCAATAATCTTACCTACGAAAACCAGACCTATGGCACGCGGCTGAGCAATATGGCGCTACGCGGGCGTTTCACTGGCGACCGGTTGGAAATCGAGCAGTTGCAGGCCAATGCAGGTGATGGCACGGTGTCGGCCAGCGGCTATGTCAGCCTAGCCGCCGATCGTGGCTATCCAATGGATGTGCAGGTCGATTTGGATGAAGCGCGGCTTGCGCGCAGCAGCGCCATCGACGCGACCGCGACGGGCAATCTCTCCCTAACCAAATCCGCCGGGCAAACCGCTCTGCTTTCGGGCCGTATTCTCCTGCCCGAAACGCGCTATGAGATCATCCGTCAAGGTGCCGTCGAAGTGCCTGAGCTTCAGGGGGTGCGCTTCAAGCCACCGCGCGGTCGTCCGCGTGTGACCGGTGATGAACCAGCCACCCCATCGGGGGGCGCTTTCGACTTGTTACGATTGGACATCGCCTTGGTCGCGCCGGAAAAGCTCTATGTGTCCGGTATGGGGCTGGAAAGCGAATGGAGCGCAGATATGCGCATTCGCGGTACCAGCGCCATGCCGAGCATATCGGGCGGGGTTGAATTGGTGCGCGGGACACTCGGCTTCGCAGGTAAGTCTTTCGATCTGATCGAGGGCAATGTCCAGTTCACCGGGGGGCGCGAGCTTGATCCGCGTATTACGCTCGTTGCGAGCGAGGATATCGAAGGCATCACGGTCAACGTTAATGTCAGCGGCAAGGCATTGGACCCGCAGATTGCCTTTTCCAGCACGCCCGGCCTGCCGCAGGACGAGATCATTTCACGTATTCTGTTTGGTAGTTCGGTCGCGAATCTTTCAGCCATTCAGGCTGTGCAACTGGCAGCCTCGCTCAATTCGCTTCGCGGCGGCGGCGGCGGGCTCAACCCACTGGGCACATTGCGTTCGGCGACAGGCGTTGACCGCCTGCGCATTCTCGGTGGGGACGAAGCCAGTGGGCGAGGCACCGCGCTTGCAGCAGGCCAGTATCTGACCGATGACATTTACATCGAGATCATCACCGACGGACGTGGTTTCACCGCAACCCAGCTCGAAGTGGCGCTAACACCTGTGTTGTCCGTGCTCAGTCAAGCAGGCGGCAGCGGCGGAACGAATGTGAACGTACAATACCAGATCGAGTATTGA
- a CDS encoding DUF4331 family protein has product MRQRTKVLAGTAGLALAIGASQILPGLGLTAADHLDPPGRTDPNVDSTPDRAADIADLYAWHTADSVNIILTLSGPQATDQPANYDPDVLYTVNISNAGSRVDTEIPIYIRFGNGPTASQAGVQVSNVPGTTSPIVGAVETDIARNGVKVRAGLFDDPFFFDLQGFMDTANTGTLSFMSNRDFFAGQNLTGVVLSIPRNRIENGNNLIDIWAETSRFGGQI; this is encoded by the coding sequence ATGAGACAAAGAACCAAAGTGTTGGCAGGGACAGCGGGACTTGCTCTCGCAATCGGTGCCTCACAAATTCTGCCAGGCTTGGGATTGACGGCCGCCGACCACCTCGACCCACCCGGCCGGACCGATCCTAATGTCGACAGTACGCCAGACCGCGCGGCGGACATTGCCGATCTATATGCCTGGCACACAGCCGACAGTGTCAATATCATCCTTACTCTTTCTGGACCCCAGGCGACCGATCAACCCGCCAATTACGATCCCGATGTTCTGTACACGGTGAACATTTCCAATGCTGGATCGCGTGTAGACACGGAAATCCCGATATATATTCGCTTCGGCAACGGTCCAACGGCAAGCCAGGCAGGCGTACAAGTCAGCAATGTGCCCGGAACGACCAGCCCGATCGTAGGTGCCGTGGAAACCGACATCGCTCGAAATGGCGTGAAAGTGAGAGCCGGACTCTTCGACGACCCTTTCTTCTTCGACCTTCAGGGATTCATGGACACTGCAAACACCGGGACGCTCAGCTTCATGTCGAACCGGGATTTTTTCGCCGGTCAGAACCTTACCGGTGTGGTCCTTTCAATCCCGCGTAACCGGATCGAAAATGGGAATAATCTGATCGACATCTGGGCGGAAACCTCGCGCTTTGGAGGACAAATCTGA
- a CDS encoding alpha/beta fold hydrolase, with product MSDNPEIGKSIDAQGVKTNYHDMGEGHPVILIHGSGPGVTAWANWRLNLPVLAESMRAIAPDMLGFGYTERPADGIYNLERWRKHLMDLADALDLDQFDIIGNSFGGALALSMAANHPDRVRRIVLMGAAGLEFELTDALDKVWGYEPSVEAMREMLDIFAYDNSLVSNELAEMRYRASIQPGFQEAFSAMFPAPRQQHISALSTPEDEIAKITSPAMMLHGREDRVLPMSTSLRLFELLETAEVHLFGKCGHWTQIEHKDRFNSLVSEFLTRA from the coding sequence ATGAGCGACAACCCCGAGATTGGAAAATCCATTGACGCCCAGGGTGTGAAAACCAATTATCACGATATGGGTGAAGGGCACCCTGTCATTTTGATACATGGTTCGGGCCCAGGGGTTACTGCATGGGCGAACTGGCGGCTCAACCTGCCCGTGCTGGCGGAATCCATGCGTGCGATCGCGCCCGATATGCTGGGCTTTGGCTATACAGAACGCCCGGCCGACGGCATCTACAATCTGGAACGGTGGCGGAAGCACCTGATGGATCTTGCCGATGCGCTCGATCTTGATCAGTTTGACATCATCGGCAATTCCTTTGGCGGGGCGCTCGCGCTTTCGATGGCCGCTAATCATCCTGATCGCGTTCGCCGTATCGTGCTGATGGGCGCGGCCGGCCTTGAATTCGAACTGACAGATGCTCTGGACAAGGTGTGGGGCTATGAACCGTCAGTAGAGGCCATGCGCGAAATGCTCGATATTTTCGCATATGACAATTCGCTGGTGTCAAACGAACTTGCCGAAATGCGTTACCGTGCAAGTATCCAACCGGGTTTCCAGGAGGCGTTCAGTGCCATGTTCCCGGCTCCGCGCCAGCAGCATATCTCTGCGCTGTCGACGCCAGAAGATGAAATCGCGAAGATAACCAGCCCGGCTATGATGCTTCATGGGCGGGAAGATCGCGTTCTGCCAATGAGCACAAGCCTTCGCTTGTTCGAATTGCTGGAAACTGCGGAAGTTCATCTGTTCGGGAAATGCGGACATTGGACGCAGATAGAACATAAGGACCGTTTCAATTCGCTCGTGAGTGAATTCCTCACTCGCGCGTAA
- a CDS encoding tetratricopeptide repeat protein — protein sequence MVRRWPLGHVTHSGSARSRGRSGVIRTLAISAAAATLIFSADLLLDDNDQGVAAAGLPPASYGPASYAAELAASDRQIALMQERVASAQDEWLPHETLARAALSRFKLNADPGELALAANSIQRSNSLSPEGSGPLLTSAEIAMAQHDLKNAETFLGQFDQIVVSPGKPALSTAVALRGDVSFYHGDMELAESLYEEADEIIPTPGTAIRKSILARSQGQFDEAIALIREAARRDQLRTPRSMASYELQIGMVESARGNYEVAAQSYARADELFPGHWLTQFYRAEAQAMIDELTPAITTFERIATQTNDPQAMDAAATLHIANGDMQAAERWSNRSAAGWRTRVEAMPMAYTAHAFESALAFGKPEQALDLALRNLAMRPYGEAHILVAEAFLANDRPAQARAHLLRAEQQGWRSAPLYARLSEAEAQLGNAIASRTARAQAEQLNPHIFSPKIGRLWFGHG from the coding sequence ATGGTTCGCCGCTGGCCTTTGGGGCATGTCACGCACAGCGGCAGCGCCCGCAGCCGCGGAAGGTCGGGTGTCATTCGCACACTCGCCATTTCCGCGGCTGCGGCCACGTTGATTTTCAGCGCGGACCTCCTGCTTGATGACAACGATCAGGGCGTAGCGGCAGCAGGTCTTCCGCCTGCGAGTTATGGGCCAGCAAGCTATGCAGCGGAGTTGGCGGCATCCGATCGCCAGATTGCCCTGATGCAGGAACGGGTTGCGTCTGCGCAAGATGAATGGTTGCCGCACGAAACACTTGCCCGCGCTGCACTTTCGCGTTTCAAGCTCAACGCCGATCCCGGGGAACTGGCGCTTGCGGCCAACAGCATACAGCGTTCCAACAGCCTCTCTCCCGAAGGTTCGGGCCCACTCCTGACATCCGCAGAAATCGCGATGGCGCAACATGATCTGAAAAATGCCGAAACTTTTCTCGGCCAGTTTGACCAGATTGTGGTCAGCCCTGGCAAGCCAGCCTTGTCAACGGCAGTGGCGTTGCGCGGCGATGTCTCCTTTTATCATGGCGACATGGAGTTGGCGGAAAGCCTTTACGAAGAGGCCGATGAAATCATCCCCACTCCCGGGACCGCGATCAGAAAATCGATACTTGCCCGTTCTCAGGGCCAGTTCGACGAAGCGATTGCTCTTATCCGCGAAGCGGCGCGGCGCGATCAATTGCGCACCCCCAGGTCGATGGCCTCCTATGAATTGCAGATCGGGATGGTCGAAAGCGCGCGCGGAAATTACGAAGTAGCTGCACAAAGCTATGCCCGGGCCGACGAATTGTTTCCCGGTCACTGGCTGACTCAATTTTATCGTGCCGAAGCGCAAGCCATGATAGATGAACTGACGCCTGCCATAACAACGTTTGAACGCATCGCGACGCAAACCAACGATCCACAGGCGATGGATGCCGCTGCCACGCTTCATATCGCTAATGGAGATATGCAAGCAGCCGAACGGTGGAGCAATCGCTCCGCAGCTGGGTGGCGCACGCGCGTTGAAGCGATGCCAATGGCATATACCGCGCACGCATTTGAAAGCGCACTTGCCTTTGGCAAGCCGGAACAAGCGCTGGATCTTGCACTTCGAAATCTCGCAATGCGGCCATATGGCGAGGCGCATATTCTTGTGGCCGAGGCATTCCTTGCAAATGATCGGCCTGCGCAGGCACGTGCACATCTGCTTCGGGCAGAACAGCAAGGCTGGCGCAGCGCGCCACTATATGCGCGCTTGTCCGAAGCTGAAGCGCAGCTGGGGAACGCTATTGCCTCGAGAACCGCGAGAGCACAGGCGGAGCAGCTGAACCCGCATATATTCAGTCCGAAAATTGGGCGTCTGTGGTTCGGTCATGGTTGA